The Kribbella sp. HUAS MG21 genome includes the window GCATGATTTCCCCTTATTTCCAAGGGCCCCCCGAGTGAAGACCCACCACCGACGCTAGACGGCGGACCGGGCCGCCGGGACCCTTCCCGGACCCGTTTCGGCCTGACCCGAAACGGGTTGCTCAGCGCAACCGGGGCTCGGCGAAGTCGAGCCAGCGGGTGGTGTCGGCGGGGGTGTGGTGGCGGATCGACCAATCGACCTGGCGCAGTGCCATGTGGGCCCAGTAGCGGCGCAGTACGGCGGGGGACAGGGTGGTCTCGAGCAACTCGTCGAACCAGGTGAGGTCGTCGCCGGGGAGCCGGACGTGGGCGTCGAAGCGCAGCGTGACCAGCGCGAAGTGCCGGTCGCCGCTGCCGATGCCGTCCCAGTCGACGATGCCGGTGATCCGGCCGGCGTCGGTCAGCACGTTGCCGGAGTGGTAGTCGAGGTGCACGAGGTCGTCGCCGGTCATGCCGTCCGTGTCGTCCCGCCCGATCTCGTGGATCCGGTCGAGGAGCCGCCGGGTGCGGTCGTCGTACCGCTCGAGGGACTCGTGCAGGCAGAAGCCGGGACCGCTCTCCAGCAGATACATCGACGGCGTGGGCAGACCCGCGCCCAGGCCGGTGAACTGCTCGGTCAACGCGATCATCGACTCCAGCAGCTGCCGGTCGACCGTGGCCGGCGGGCTGCCCGGCAGCCGTTCCTGGACCACGCCGACGCAGTCCGGGAGCTCGGCCAGCAGCTGGTACTGCGGGACCGGCAACCCGTGCGCCCGCGCCGCGTCCAGGGCAGCCGCCGTACGCCGCAACTCGTCGAGCGAACCGTGGCCGCGGGTGAGGACACCGTCGCGATCGTCGGGCCACCGGACGAACGCCGCACCGACCTCGCCGCCGGCGGCCGGACCGACGTACTCCAGGCCGGCGCCCGTCGCCCGGTTCACCTCGTGCACGAGATGCCGTGCGTCGAGCTTCGGAACGGCGGCGGGCAGACCCTCGGCAGTCACGCAGCCGCCTACCTGGCGGCTGGGTAGACCGCGCCGGTGTACTTCTCGCCGGGGCCCTGGCCGGGCTCGTCCTGGATCGTGCTGGCCTCGCGGAAGGCGAGTTGCAGCGAGCGCAGGCCGTCGCGCAGCGGCGCGGCGTGGTGGTGGCCGAGGGCCGGGCCCGCCGCGTCGAGCAGGCCGGCGAGGGAGTCGATCAGCGAGCGGGCCTCGTCGAGGTCCTTGTGCTCGGGGAGGTCGGCGGCCAGGCCGAGGTTGACGGCGGCGGCGCTCATCAGGTGCAGTGCGGCGGTGGAGATGATCTCCACGGCGGGGACCTCGGCGATGTCGCGGGAAGCGGTGGCGAGGGGATCCGGCTGCTGCGCGGCCGGCGGAGCGGCTGGCGGAGCGGCTGGCGGAGTGGCATCTGCGTCGGTCATGCTGCTACTCTTGCATGGCGACCGACCTGGTCAGACGGTGACCCCTGAGTGGAATACTCGAGAGTCCCCGGCGGTTCAGGTCAAAGCGGAGGGCCACCTCCCACCCAGTCGATGAACAGTCGGCGGGTCCCGGTCAAGGTACGGCGTACCACCCGTCAGGGTTGCATCGTCGTACAGCTGGGAATTGGGCCTTCGTGTGATCGCACGAGGGCCTTCGTGTTTCCCAGGGGGTCCGGGTGTGATCACGAGGTGGCTACCCAGTACGAGTTCAACCCAGGAGGACCCATCACCACTGATTTGCGCGTCAACGAGCGCATCCGCGTTCCCGAGGTGCGGCTGGTCGGACCGAACGGTGAGCAGGTAGGCATCGTCCGGATCGAGGACGCACTGCGGCTGGCCCAGGAGGCCGACCTCGACCTGGTCGAGGTCGCGGCGACCGCACGGCCTCCGGTCTGCAAGTTGATGGATTTCGGCAAGTACAAGTACGAGACCGCGCAGAAGGCGCGCGAGTCCCGCCGGAACCAGACCAACACCATCATCAAAGAGATGAAGCTGCGGCCGAAGATCGATCCGCACGACTACGAGACCAAGAAGGGTCACGTGGTGCGGTTCCTGAAGGCCGGGGACAAGGTCAAGATCACCATCATGTTCCGTGGTCGTGAGCAGTCCCGCCCGGAGCTCGGCTTCCGGCTGCTGCAGCGGCTCGCCGAGGACGTCAGCGAGCTCGGCTTCGTCGAGTCGTCGCCGCGCCAGGACGGCCGGAACATGATCATGGTGCTCGGACCGCACAAGAAGAAGTCCGAGGCGCGCGTGGACGTGGAAGCCGAGAAGGCGAAGCGGAAGGCCGAACGGGAGGCCGACGAGCAGGCGGAGCGCGCGGAGCGTGCCGAGCAGGCCCAGGCCCACGAGGCCCAGCGCGCCGCCGGCGTGACCAAGAAGCCGAAGGGTCCGGCCGACAACCTCGACCCGGAGTGACGTCCAGCTCCGGCCGCCGCGGCAGCCGGAGCCCGGCACACCGATGATCGAGTCAACGAAGAAAACCAGGAGTACACAGCCATGCCGAAGATGAAGACCCACTCGGGGATGAAGAAGCGGGTCCGGGTCACGGGGTCGGGCAAGATCCGTCGTGAGCAGACCGGTATTCGTCACCTCGCCGAGGCGAAGTCGTCGAAGCGCAAGCGCCGCCTGTCGGGCACCGTCGAGGTCGCCCCGGCGTACGTGAAGAAGGCCAAGAAGCTGCTCGGCATCTGAGCTAGCTGTCGGCCCCCCAACCCGCCCTCCCCCCGAACATCCCCCGCCGAGTGGGCTCCGTCCGGCTCCGGCGCAGAAATACAAGGAGTAACACCTCATGGCACGCGTGAAGCGGGCAGTCAACGCCCACAAGAAGCGCCGGGTCGTACTCGAGCAGGCCAGCGGCTACCGCGGCCAGCGCTCGCGGCTGTACCGCAAGGCCAAGGAGCAGGTCACCCACTCGCTGGTCTACGCCTACCGGGACCGCAAGGCGCGCAAGGGCGACTTCCGCAAGCTGTGGATCCAGCGCATCAACGCCGCGGTCCGCGCCGAGGACCTGACCTACAACCGCTTCATCCAGGGCCTGCGCCTGGCCGAGGTCGAGGTCGACCGGAAGATCCTCGCCGACCTGGCCGTGAACGACCCGGCCGCGTTCTCCGCGCTCGTGCAGGTGGCCAAGGCCGCGCTGCCGGCGGACGTGAACGCGCCGAAGAGCGACGCCGCGGCCTGAGCCGCAGTTCTCTGAAGTAAGCACTCGAGTGGCGAGTCCCGGTCTGCTGACCGCGCAATCCGCGCGGATCAAGCAGGCACGGCGGCTCGCCACTCGTGCGTTCCGGCGCAAGGCCGGCCGCTTCCTGGTCGAGGGCCCGCAGGCCGTCCGGGAGGCCCTCGAACATCGCGAGCTCGTCGTCGAGGTGTACGCCGAACCCGCTGTCGCGACCCGGCACCGCGACCTGCACGACCTCGCCGTGGCCTCCGGCGTCCCGTGGCTCGAGGTCGACCGCGCCGCCGTCGAGGCGCTGAGCGAGACCGTCACCTCCCAGGGCGTCGTCGCCGTCTGCTCGCTGGTCACCGTGCCGCTCGGGAGCACCGGGACGTTGATCGCGGCCGGCGTCCAGGTCCGCGACCCCGGCAACGTCGGCACCTTGATCCGTACGGCGGACGCGGCCGGCGCCGATGCCGTCGTACTGTCGTCGGAGTCCGTCGACCCGCACAACCCGAAGGCGGTCCGGGCCAGCGTCGGCAGCATCTTCCACGTCCCGATCAGCACGGACGTCGACATCGTCACCGCCGTACAGACCTGGCGAGAGCAGGGCCTGCAGGTGCTGGCGGCCGACGGGTACGGCGCGACGGACCTGGACACGTGCATCGACGACGGGACGCTCGCGAAGCCGACGGTCTGGCTGTTCGGGAACGAGGCGCACGGTCTGCCGGACGGCATCAACGCGGTCGTGGACCACTCGGTCAAGGTGCCGATCTACGGGCGGGCCGAGTCGCTCAATCTCGCGACCGCTGCCGCGATCTGCCTGTACGCGTCGGCGCGGGAGCAGCGCCGGTGACGGGGCTGCCGTTCGACTTGCCTGGCCGGTTCTGGCGGGGGAATCTGCATACGCACTCGGATCGCTCGGACGGCGCGCTGTCGCCGGCTGACACCGCGGCGGTGTACCGCGAGGCGGGGTACGACTTCGTGGCGATCACCGACCACTTCCGGCCGGAGTACGGGTTCCCGATGACCGACAGCCGCGAGCTGCGGTCGGACGGGTTCACCACGCTGATCGGCGCCGAGCTGCACGCCCCGCGGACCGAGGCCGGACAGGAGTGGCACATCATCGCGGCCGGGCTGCCGCTGGACTTCGCGCCGCCCACCGCGACGGAGACCGGACCCGAGCTCGCGCGCCGGGCGCGGGCGGCCGGGGCCTTCATCGGGATGGCGCATCCGGCCGCGTCGCTACTGACGGCGATCGATGCGGAGAGCCTGGATGCGGCGCACTCGGTCGAGGTCTACAACGCGCTCGCCGACCGGGAGAACCGCGGCGACAGCTGGCATCTCACCGACGTCCTGCTGAACCGCGGCCACCGCTTCACGACGTACGCCGCCGACGACGCCCACCTGCAACCCCAGGACCCGCCGCCGTGCCAGGCCTGGGTCCACGTCCGCGCCGAAACCCTCGAGCCGGACGCCCTGCTGGCCGCGCTCAAGGCCGGCCACTTCTACTCCAGCACCGGCCCCGAGCTGTACGACGTACGCGTCGAGGCGGACGTGGTCGTCGTCCGCTGCTCCCCGGCCACGAAGATCCTGCTCAGCGGCGGCCACCCCGGCGCAGAAGTTGCCCAGGGCACCGACCTCACCGAGTGCTCGCTGCCGCTGGAGCTGTTCCGCGGCCTGCACTGCCGGATCACCATCGAGGATGCGACCGGCGGCCGTGCCTGGACCAACCCGATCCACCTCCCGCCCGGCCCTGTGGATAACTCCGGCCGCTGAAGGCGCCGCTGTGCAAGGCTTTCGTCACGTACCGCTGACGAAAGGACCCCGACATGCTCTGGCCCGCGCTGCGTGCCCTCTCCTCCGGCGACCTTTCCGAGGACCAGGTGGCCTGGCTCCGGCAGACCTTCGCCCTCACCGAAGGCCCACGCACCGAGGGCCCGGCGGCCGACATCAGCCTCGCCCACCGCAAACTCACCGACGGCGAGGTGGAGCTGGTCCTCGACCTGTCCCGCCTGAACACCGACGGCTGGGTCTTCACCCTCTTCCAGACCACAGCCGACAGACCGACCCCGGCCTTCCTCGAATCCCAACGAGCCGCCTTCCGCGCAGCCATCGACCACCTCAACCTCCACCTGATCGAAATAGAACCCCCCGCCAAGGCCGACGAAGTACTGGTCAGCTCGCCCGATCCGGCCTGGGAGGCGGCGGCCGCTTTCGACAGGTACTGGAATCTTCCGGATGACCTGGACCTGGTGTGGCGGCACCTGGGTCTCGTCCGGGACGCGCCGCGCGAGGTCAAGGAGGTCAAGCTCCGGGAACTGATGCGCGACCCGGTCTGGCACGAGGCGCCGGCGAACGTGCGCAGGCAGGCGCAGGAGTTCCTCGATGGACACTGACGCCGTACCGCCCGACGAGCGCCGGAGGTACCGGCGTCTCGGTGCTGCGCTGCTGACCGACGACGGCCGCGTCACCGACGCCCGACGTGCGGAGGCGATCGCGGTCGAGGCGCTGGCCGGACGAATGCGCTCGTCCACACCCGAGCTGGTGCTCGCCGCGATGGGCCTCGTCGTCAGCAGCGAGATGGTCGACCGCCTCGGCGACAGCCGGTACGTGTTGCTCCCCGACGACGCGCGGTACCCGGCGGCGGGTGCCCAGGTGCTGCACACCGATGAGCTCCGCTCGGCCGCGTACCGCTCGCACGCACACCGGGCTGTCTGCATGGACACCGCGGAGGCCGAGCGCCTGGTGCGCCTGATCGCGACCGGCGAGCTGATGGGTGCGTGGACGTACGGCTCCAGCAACAACGCCCGGGTCTTCGCGCTGCAGGCCGTCACCCGCGACGAGTTCGGGCTGCGGCACGTGGTCGACGCCCAGCTGGACCGGGAGACGCGGCGATCCGTGGAGCTCGAGCTCAGGTACAACCGGAGCGCGCTGGCCGATTTCCTGCGGACGCAGTACACGATGACCCAGGAGGTCCTGCGGGCTCGCGGGATCACCGGCCTGATCTCGTACCGGGCACACATCTGGTCCCGCGACGGGAAGCGGCCGGCCTGGGCCGCCGAGGACAGCGCCGGGCAGGTCGTCGAGGTTCCGCAGCGGCCGCTGGCGAGTTGGTCGCCCGACCGGCAGGTCATCGCCGACTGGCTGGCGGCGCGGCAGGAGCCGGGCGTGATTCTCGCCGCTCGGCACCCGGCGGAGGACGTCGTCGCACTGCCGACGACCGGGATGGGATCCGTCGGCGAGAAGCGGTGGGTGCTGCTGCCGGGCAACCGCCGGGCTGTGGTCGATGTGGTGGTGGCCGATCCGCGCCTCGAGCATGCGTCGGGGATCGACCGGTCGGCAGGCAGCCGGGGCCCGACTCGGAAGGTCCCGGAGGTGGTGGTTGGGGGTGGGTGGGATCCGCGGACGGTGGCCGCGCGGGTGCGGGCGGCGGATGCGTTGGATGTGCGGATCGGGCGGATTCTGGACGGGCGGGAGGAGGCGCCGGCTTGGTGGTTGCGGGACGACTCCGGGTATGCGGTGGCCGGGCGCGATCTGGAGTTTCTGCGGATCGACGAGCAGCACGTGCGGTGGATGCTCACCGGGCAGTCGCCGATGGGGCTGACCCCGAAGCTGTACCACCAGTTCGCGGGCGAGCTGCTGCACGCTTTGCAGCAGGACCGGGTCGGCGCGACCCAGGTCGACGTACGGCTCAAGGGAACGGCTGCCGAGTTCTTCTCCGGGGTGCGGAAGACGCTGCCGACCGAAGCCGAGCTCGCGGACCGGCCGGAGGCACTCGGCCGGATGCGGGAGTGGTTCGGCGACGACCAGCGGCGGCCGCTGCGCCGTCCGTACGACGCCATGTACCGCCTCGGCCTCGAGCCGGAGCCGAGCGACTACGACCTCGAATCAACAGCACGGCTGCGATCCGGGTGGCCCGCACGTACTGGCGCGAGCACCACCGCGACCGCTACCCGGGCGACTTCATGGGCGGCCACGGCTACCTGGACAAACAGGCCGTCCGCGGCGCGTTGCCGCACCTCGCCGACTGGGCCACCCGCTGGGAGGACAAGCTCAGTCGCCCGCTGTCTCTGGGCGTCTTCGAATCCACAGGCCCTTTCAACGAAGCAGCCCTCGGCCGCAACCTCTCGGCCCACTTCAAACCCACCGACTGGCTCATCCACCACACTCGGACATCCGCGGGCCCGCAGCTCCCGCCTTCCGACGGCCTCGCTCCCACACCGACCGCTGCCAGGTCTCAGCACCCGCGGCGGGTGCGCGGGCTCCGAGCGGATCGTGTGGGCGGCCGGGTGTGAGCGCTACTTCTTGACGCGGGCTTCGAGGCCGTCGAGGAGGGCGTCGAGGCCGAAGACGAAGTTCTCGGTGAGGCTGGTGTCGAGGCCGGCCGCGGTGCGGCGGCGGACCGATTCCTGCATCTCGGGGTACTCGGCGGCGGCCGCCTGGGCCTCTGCCAGCCGCTCGCTGATCCAGCTCTCCTCGGAGCGGCCGGACTTGCGGAGCATCTCCCGGGTCGCGACCTCGGCGCTCACGGTGCCGAGCACGTACGACATCACGTTGCCCATCGCGAGGTCGACGTCGCGGTCGGAGAACCCGGCCGCACCGAACAGCGCCAGCCCTCGCTCGCCGAGCGCCATCGCGTTCGGCCCGATGGTCGGACGCACGTACATCACCTCCGGCAGCCACGGATGCCGCAGGACGGCGGACCGCAGGCTGTGGCCGAACAGCAGCGCGCCGTTCCGCCACCCGGCGAGCTCCGGATCGGGGACGTCGATCTCGGACCAGACCTCGTCGATCAGCAGGTCGACGAGGTCGTCCTTGGTCGGGACGTGCCAGTAGAGGCTGGTCGCGCCGGCGTCGAGCTTCGCCGCGAGCTTGCGCATGCTCAGCCCGGTCACGCCGTCGGCGTCCAGGATCTCCATCGCGGCCGCCACGATCTGCGCGCGGCTCAGCGTCTCCTTCGCGGGCGCGGCCTTGCGGTCCCGGGTCCAGATCGAGTCGGTCATGCCGTCCATCCTACAAAGGACTCGCACACTGTACGAGAGTGTCGTACAGTGTTCGAGTGACTAGTACACCGTTCGAGTCCACCGCGACCGGGCATCCCCGGCGCTGGTGGATCCTGTTGATCCTGTGCTTGAGCCTGATGGTGCTGGTGGTCGACAACACCGTCCTCAACCTGGCGATCCCGGCCCTGATGCGGGACCTCGGCGCGACCCCCGCCGACATCCAGTGGGTCATCGACGCGTACATCCTGGCGTTCGCCGGGCTGCTGCTGACCGCCGGAAGCCTCTCCGACCGGTACGGGCGGCGGAAGATGCTGCTGATCGGACTCGTGGTCTTCGGCGCGGCGTCGTTGCTGGCCACGCTGGCCGAGACGCCTTGGCAGCTGATCGCCTGCCGTGGGCTGATGGGGGTCGGCGGCTCGCTGCTGATGCCGAGCACGCTGTCGATCCTGTTCACGGTGTTCGCGCCGGAGGAGCACCGCAAGGCGATGGCGGGCTGGTCGATGGTCGCGATGGTCGGCGTGGTGGCCGGTCCGACCGTCGGCGGCGTGCTGCTGAACCACTTCTGGTGGGGCTCGATCTTCTGGCTGAACGTGCCGATCGCGATCCTGGCGATCATCGGCGCGCTGGCGCTGATCCCGGAGTCGAAGGGCCCGGCCCGCGACGTCGACCCGGCCGGTGCCGTCCTGACGATCGTCGGGATGGCGTCCGTGGTGTGGGCGATCGTCTCGATCCCGGCGCACGGCTGGAGCTCCGGCCGGGTGCTCGGCGGGCTGGCGGTCGGGGTGGCCGCGCTGATCGGGTTCGCGCTGTGGGAGAAGCGGAGCGCGCACCCGATGGTGCCGCTGGAGCTGTTCAAGGACCGGCGGTTCAGCGGGACGAGCTTCTCGATCGTGCTGCTGTCGTTCACCGCGGGCGGTCTGATGCTGGCGTTGACGCAGTACCTGCAGTTCGCGCTCGGGTACACGCCGTTGAAGGCCGGTCTCGCGCTGCTCCCGTATGCCGTCGCCGCGGCGATGTTCAACGGGCTCGGAGCGACGCTCGGCAAGAAGGTCTCCGACCGGACGCTGATCGCGCTCGGCCTGGGGATCATCGCGGCCGGCTTCGGGATCCTGACCCAGGTGTCCGACTCGACCGGGTACGGCCTGCTGATCGCCGGCCTGCTCGTCATGGGGATCGGTGGCGGCCTGGCGGGTCCGGCGGCGTACACGCTGCTGATGCAGGCCGTTCCGCCGGACCACCGCGGCGTCGGCTCGGCGATGAACGACACGGTCCAGCAGACCGGGGCCGCGTTGTCGGTCGCGGTACTGGGCAGTGTGCTCGCGGCGGCGTACTCGTCGGCGCTCCCGGACTCCGTCCCGGAGGCGGCGCGGAAGTCGATCGCGGACACGCTCGCCCTCGGTCCGGACTTCCTGGCCGCGGCCAAGCATGCGTTCGTCGACGCGATGTCGATCGCGATGACTGTCGGCGCGGTCGGCGCGGTGGCCGGCGCGGTGGTCGCGCTGGTGGTGCTGCCGAGGGGCGCCGGGAAGGAGCAGGACGCCGTACCGCAGGACGCGGTACCGGCGGTGGACGACCCGGTCCGCTGACAACATTGCCCGCATGACGCGACGTTGGCTGATCGACCTGCCGACCCGGATCCGGCTCCGGACCGCCGAACAGGAGATCGGCCACCGTTCGCCGTGGTGGTTTCTCGGGCTGACTCTTGCCTGGGCGGTGAACACGCTGCGCCGGAGCAGGCTGGAGAGCCGTGCCTGAGTACCAGTGGCTGGCCAACCTGGTCCTGATGTGCCTGTTCCTCCTGACGCCGGCCGCGCTCAGCACCATGCTGGCCGGCCGCTGGCGCGGGAACCGGGTGGTACTGCGGTGGGCGCGGGTGCTCGCGGTGCTCACGATCGTGCTGGCCGTCGCGTACGACGTCGCCGGTGCGGTGTTCCTGCTGCTCTCCGAGCCTCGTAACGGCTCGTGGCGGCCGCCGCCCGGCGCCGCGGACGACCCGTACTTCTACCTCCCGATCGGCGTCGGCGCCTTCTTCGCCGGCCTCGGCATCCTGGTCGGAGTGGTCCGCGCGCGCCACCGCCTCGGCTGATCGCCCGGCTTGGGGAGGATCTTCATCCCGGATCGGGAAGAAATCCTCCCCACATCCGCTGTCCACAGGGAGGAGAGGTGGGCGGGGTGGGGGTGGTGGGACGCGTGCATGTTCTTGGCGTGGAAGAGAGTATTGCGAGCCACGCGTTCGCGGACGTGCGCGCGCGGCAGGCGGGCGCGTTCACCCGGGCCCAGGCGCTGGCCCACGGAATCACCGACAAGGTGTTGCTCGGGCGTCGCCGGGCCCGGCAGGTGCAGCGGGTTCATACAGGTGTGTACGTCGACTTCACCGGACCACTGCCCTGGGAGACCAGGGTGTGGGCGGCGTGGCTGGCGTGCGGCCCCGGGGCAGCGTTGACGGGTCCGACCGCGCTCCGCCGGTACGGCGTGACCGGGAGCCGGTGGGACGAGCGGATTCAGGTCGCAGTACCGCATGCGCGCCGCATTGACCCGGGACCCGGGATCGTCGTCACTCGCCACCGGCATCTGTCCGCGCTCGTGCAGCCGTGTCGCGAACCGCCGACGGTGCGATTGGAGGTCGCGCTGCTCCTCACCGCGGCGGCGGAAGCGGATGTTTCGCGCCGGGCCGCCGTACTGTTCGATGCGTGCCGGCAACGCCTGACGACGCCCGCTCGGTTGCTGGCAGAGCTGGAGTCGCTGCCTGAGTTGCGGGGCCGCGGGGTCATCCGGCGGATCCTGGCCGAGGCGGCCGAAGGCGTGCAGTCGTTCCTCGAGCAGGCGTACCTTCGACGCGTCGAACGCGCGCACGGGCTGCCGCGGGCGCGACGACAGGTTCGCGCCGCCGACGACGGTGCCGTCGTCTACCGGGACTCCGAGTACTCGCCGTACGACGTGCTCGTCGAACTGGACGGTCAGGTGGGACATGCAGACCCGGCCAGTCGCTGGCGTGACATGAATCGGGACAACGCGGCCGCGACGTCCGGCAAGCTGACGCTGCGCTTCGGGTATCAGTTGGTCAGCGAACCGTGCGCCGCGGCGGCACAAGTGGTCGCCGCCCTACGCTTCCGCGGCTGGACCGGATCTCCCCGCCCCTGCGCACCCACCTGCCCGCTCACCACCTAGCCGGTTGGGGAGGATCTCTTCCCGATCCGGGGGCAAAATCCTCCCCAACCGGGCTGGAGGCGGGGGTTGTGGACGGCCGATTCACGGTATTCGGGCTGGGGTTTCTAGACTGCAAGCCGTAGACGTACCAACCCGAGAGCGAGCCATGTCCGGTCCCAACACTGATTACGACCCGGTCGAAGTGACGCCGCTGCATGCCGAAGAGGTGGAGCGGACCCGTGACGAGGCGCTGACGGCGTTCACCGGGGCGGCGGATCTGGCCGCCCTGCAGGAGGCCAAGGTCACCCATCTCGGGGACAAGTCGCCGATCGTGCTGGCGAACCGGGAGATCGGCGCGCTGCCGCCGCAGGCCCGGAAGGAGGCCGGTCAGCGGATCGGCGCCGCCCGGAAGGCGATCAACGAGGCCTTCGCGGCCCGGCTCGCCGTCCTCGAGGAGGAGCACGAGGAGCGGATGCTGGCCACCGAGCGCGTCGACGTGACGCTGCCGTGGCACACCCCGCAGCTCGGCGCGCGGCACCCGCTGTCGCTGATCTCCGAGCAGGTCGCGGACGTCTTCACCGCGCTCGGCTGGGACGTCGCCGAGGGCCCCGAGGTCGAGGCCGAGTGGCTGAACTTCGACGCGCTGAACTTCCAGCCCGACCACCCGGCGCGGCAGATGCAGGACACCTTCTTCGTCGAGCCGGCCGGCTCCGGCAAGGTACTGCGGACGCACACGTCGCCGGTGCAGGCGCGGTCGATGCTGACCCGCAAGCCGCCGATCTACGTGATCTGCCCGGGCCGCGTGTTCCGCACCGACGAGCTGGACGCGACGCACACGCCGGTCTTCTACCAGGTCGAGGGCCTGGTCGTGGACGAGGGCATCACGCTCGCGCACCTCAAGGGCACGCTCGACCACTTCGTCGTGTCGATGTTCGGCGAGGGCCTCGAGGCGCGGCTGCGGCCGAACTTCTTCCCGTTCACCGAGCCGTCGGCCGAGGTGGACCTGAAGTGCTTCGTCTGCCGCGGCGCCTCCGTCGGCAACCCGGACCGCCCGTGCCGGACCTGCGGCAGCGAGGGCTGGATCGAGTGGGGCGGCTGCGGCGTGGTGAACCCGCGGGTCCTGCAGGCCTGCGGCATCGACACCGACCGGTACTCCGGTTTCGCCTTCGGCATGGGCCTGGAGCGGACGCTGATGTTCCGCAACGGCGTCGAGGACATGCGGGACATGGTCGAGGGTGACGTGCGGTTCAGCCGCCAGTTCGGGATGGAGATCTGATGCGGGTCCCACTGTCATGGCTCCGTGAGTACGTCGACCTGCCGGCGGACGTCACCGGCCGCCAGGTCGCGGAGCAGCTGATCCGGGCCGGCCTCGAGGTGGAGACCGTCGAGGAGTCCGACCTGACCGGCCCGCTCGTGGTCGGCAAGGTGCTCACGTACGAGAACGAGCCGCAGAAGAACGGCAAGACCATCCGCTGGTGCTCGCTGGACATCGGCAAGGACGAGCCGCAGTGGGTGGTCTGCGGTGCGCACAACTTCGAGGTCGGCGACCTGGTGGTCGTGGTGCTGCCGGGCGCGGTGCTGCCGGGCGGGTTCGCGATCTCGGCGCGCAAGACGTACGGCCACGTGTCGAACGGGATGATCTGCTCGAGTGCCGAGCTCGGCCTCGGCGACGACGGCACGCACGGCATCGTCGTGCTCGAGCCGGGCGAGGCCGAGCCTGGTGACGACGCTATCGAGCTGCTCGCGCTGCGCGACGACGTCCTCGACATCGCGGTGACGCCCGACCGCGGGTACTGCCTGTCGATCCGCGGTGTGGCGCGCGAGGCCGCGACGGCGTACGGCGTACCGCTGAAGGATCCGGCGGAGCTGCCGCTGACGGGCGCCGGCTCCGGTGGTTATCCGGTGCGGGTGGACGACGCCCCGGCGTGCAGCGTGTTCGTCACCCGGACGGTGACCGGGATCGACCCGAAGGCGTTGTCGCCGCGGTGGATGCAGAAGCGGCTGCTCGCCTCCGGGATGCGGCCGATCTCGATCGGCGTCGACGTCACGAACTACGTGATGCTCG containing:
- a CDS encoding phosphotransferase, which gives rise to MTAEGLPAAVPKLDARHLVHEVNRATGAGLEYVGPAAGGEVGAAFVRWPDDRDGVLTRGHGSLDELRRTAAALDAARAHGLPVPQYQLLAELPDCVGVVQERLPGSPPATVDRQLLESMIALTEQFTGLGAGLPTPSMYLLESGPGFCLHESLERYDDRTRRLLDRIHEIGRDDTDGMTGDDLVHLDYHSGNVLTDAGRITGIVDWDGIGSGDRHFALVTLRFDAHVRLPGDDLTWFDELLETTLSPAVLRRYWAHMALRQVDWSIRHHTPADTTRWLDFAEPRLR
- a CDS encoding DUF1844 domain-containing protein, which produces MTDADATPPAAPPAAPPAAQQPDPLATASRDIAEVPAVEIISTAALHLMSAAAVNLGLAADLPEHKDLDEARSLIDSLAGLLDAAGPALGHHHAAPLRDGLRSLQLAFREASTIQDEPGQGPGEKYTGAVYPAAR
- the infC gene encoding translation initiation factor IF-3, producing the protein MATQYEFNPGGPITTDLRVNERIRVPEVRLVGPNGEQVGIVRIEDALRLAQEADLDLVEVAATARPPVCKLMDFGKYKYETAQKARESRRNQTNTIIKEMKLRPKIDPHDYETKKGHVVRFLKAGDKVKITIMFRGREQSRPELGFRLLQRLAEDVSELGFVESSPRQDGRNMIMVLGPHKKKSEARVDVEAEKAKRKAEREADEQAERAERAEQAQAHEAQRAAGVTKKPKGPADNLDPE
- the rpmI gene encoding 50S ribosomal protein L35 — its product is MPKMKTHSGMKKRVRVTGSGKIRREQTGIRHLAEAKSSKRKRRLSGTVEVAPAYVKKAKKLLGI
- the rplT gene encoding 50S ribosomal protein L20, with the translated sequence MARVKRAVNAHKKRRVVLEQASGYRGQRSRLYRKAKEQVTHSLVYAYRDRKARKGDFRKLWIQRINAAVRAEDLTYNRFIQGLRLAEVEVDRKILADLAVNDPAAFSALVQVAKAALPADVNAPKSDAAA
- a CDS encoding RNA methyltransferase is translated as MASPGLLTAQSARIKQARRLATRAFRRKAGRFLVEGPQAVREALEHRELVVEVYAEPAVATRHRDLHDLAVASGVPWLEVDRAAVEALSETVTSQGVVAVCSLVTVPLGSTGTLIAAGVQVRDPGNVGTLIRTADAAGADAVVLSSESVDPHNPKAVRASVGSIFHVPISTDVDIVTAVQTWREQGLQVLAADGYGATDLDTCIDDGTLAKPTVWLFGNEAHGLPDGINAVVDHSVKVPIYGRAESLNLATAAAICLYASAREQRR
- a CDS encoding CehA/McbA family metallohydrolase; this translates as MTGLPFDLPGRFWRGNLHTHSDRSDGALSPADTAAVYREAGYDFVAITDHFRPEYGFPMTDSRELRSDGFTTLIGAELHAPRTEAGQEWHIIAAGLPLDFAPPTATETGPELARRARAAGAFIGMAHPAASLLTAIDAESLDAAHSVEVYNALADRENRGDSWHLTDVLLNRGHRFTTYAADDAHLQPQDPPPCQAWVHVRAETLEPDALLAALKAGHFYSSTGPELYDVRVEADVVVVRCSPATKILLSGGHPGAEVAQGTDLTECSLPLELFRGLHCRITIEDATGGRAWTNPIHLPPGPVDNSGR
- a CDS encoding TetR/AcrR family transcriptional regulator, which gives rise to MTDSIWTRDRKAAPAKETLSRAQIVAAAMEILDADGVTGLSMRKLAAKLDAGATSLYWHVPTKDDLVDLLIDEVWSEIDVPDPELAGWRNGALLFGHSLRSAVLRHPWLPEVMYVRPTIGPNAMALGERGLALFGAAGFSDRDVDLAMGNVMSYVLGTVSAEVATREMLRKSGRSEESWISERLAEAQAAAAEYPEMQESVRRRTAAGLDTSLTENFVFGLDALLDGLEARVKK
- a CDS encoding MFS transporter, with protein sequence MTSTPFESTATGHPRRWWILLILCLSLMVLVVDNTVLNLAIPALMRDLGATPADIQWVIDAYILAFAGLLLTAGSLSDRYGRRKMLLIGLVVFGAASLLATLAETPWQLIACRGLMGVGGSLLMPSTLSILFTVFAPEEHRKAMAGWSMVAMVGVVAGPTVGGVLLNHFWWGSIFWLNVPIAILAIIGALALIPESKGPARDVDPAGAVLTIVGMASVVWAIVSIPAHGWSSGRVLGGLAVGVAALIGFALWEKRSAHPMVPLELFKDRRFSGTSFSIVLLSFTAGGLMLALTQYLQFALGYTPLKAGLALLPYAVAAAMFNGLGATLGKKVSDRTLIALGLGIIAAGFGILTQVSDSTGYGLLIAGLLVMGIGGGLAGPAAYTLLMQAVPPDHRGVGSAMNDTVQQTGAALSVAVLGSVLAAAYSSALPDSVPEAARKSIADTLALGPDFLAAAKHAFVDAMSIAMTVGAVGAVAGAVVALVVLPRGAGKEQDAVPQDAVPAVDDPVR